From the Pongo pygmaeus isolate AG05252 chromosome X, NHGRI_mPonPyg2-v2.0_pri, whole genome shotgun sequence genome, one window contains:
- the DGAT2L6 gene encoding diacylglycerol O-acyltransferase 2-like protein 6, with product MAFFSRLDLQEGLQTFFVLQWIPVYIFLGAIPILLIPYFLLFSKFWPLAVLSLAWLTYDWNTHSQGGRRSAWVRNWTLWKYFRNYFPVKLVKTHELSPKHNYIIANHPHGILSFGVFINFATEATGIARIFPSITPFVGTLERIFWIPIVREYVMSMGVCPVSRSALKYLLTQKGSGNAVVIVVGGAAEALLCRPGASTLFLKQRKGFVKMALQTGAYLVPSYSFGENEVFNQETFPEGTWLRLFQKTFQDTFKKILGLNFCTFHGRGFTRGSWGFLPFNQPITTVVGEPLPIPRIKRPNQKTVDKYHALYISALRKLFDQHKVEYGLPETQELTII from the exons GAGCTATTCCCATTCTCCTTATACCCTACTTTCTGCTGTTCAGTAAGTTCTGGCCCTTGGCTGTGCTCTCCTTAGCCTGGCTCACCTATGATTGGAACACCCACAGTCAAG GTGGCAGGCGTTCAGCTTGGGTACGAAACTGGACCCTATGGAAGTATTTCCGAAATTACTTCCCAGTAAAG CTGGTGAAGACTCATGAGCTTTCTCCCAAACACAACTACATCATTGCCAATCACCCCCATGGCATTCTctcttttggtgtcttcatcaacTTTGCCACTGAGGCCACTGGCATTGCTCGGATTTTCCCATCCATCACTCCCTTTGTAGGGACCTTAGAAAGGATATTTTGGATCCCAATTGTGCGGGAATATGTGATGTCAATGG GTGTGTGCCCTGTGAGTAGATCAGCCTTGAAGTACTTGCTGACCCAGAAAGGCTCAGGCAATGCCGTGGTTATTGTGGTGGGTGGAGCTGCTGAAGCTCTCTTATGCAGACCAGGAGCCTCCACTCTCTTCCTCAAGCAGCGTAAAGGTTTTGTGAAGATGGCACTGCAAACAGG GGCATACCTTGTCCCTTCATATTCCTTTGGTGAGAACGAAGTTTTCAATCAGGAGACCTTCCCTGAGGGCACGTGGTTAAGGTTGTTCCAAAAAACCTTCCAGGACACATTCAAAAAAATCCTGGGACTAAATTTCTGTACCTTCCATGGCCGGGGCTTCACTCGCGGATCCTGGGGCTTCCTGCCTTTCAATCAGCCCATTACCACTGTTG ttGGGGAACCCCTTCCAATTCCCAGGATTAAGAGGCCAAACCAGAAGACAGTAGACAAATATCACGCACTCTACATCAGTGCCCTGCGCAAGCTCTTTGACCAACACAAAGTTGAATATGGCCTCCCTGAGACCCAAGAGCTGACAATTATATAA